A window of the Streptomyces finlayi genome harbors these coding sequences:
- a CDS encoding transglycosylase domain-containing protein, with the protein MPKKRSGGGLTTTQQAAKFLGVAALSGAVLAGIALPAAGVLGLAAKGTVEGFDEIPSNLKTPPLSQRTKILDSSGGLIATDYSRDRTVVPLKDISPYMQDAIIAIEDSRFYEHGAIDLKGILRAMNRNVQAGGAAQGASTLTQQYVKNVFVEEAGDDQAKVLEATQQTLGRKVRELKFAIQVEEELGKKKILENYLNITFFGQQAYGIEAASQRYFSKPAKNLKVEEAALLAGIVQSPSRYDPVNDAQEATKRRNTVLMRMAATKNITQAEADKAIESPLGLKVSRPRSGCITAVEGAGFFCDYVRKTVLTDPAFGKTEAERKKLWDLGGLTVKTTLDPKAQAAANKAATSHVYKSDGVAASVVQVQPGTGKILSMGQSRPYGLDGTKHETVMNLAVGSKMGGTTYGFQVGSTFKPITAAAALEKGISPTEVYDDPWKIQMEKRDYRNCAGSPTGSDLWSVQNELKSEFGPFDLTSALGKSINTYFARLEQKVGLCETVTMAKKLGYEEGTGVKIGEDPSITLGGEENTPLGMAATYAAYANRGTYCSPVAIEAVTTRAGKSLPVPKTDCDRAMSETTADMINQMLKGVIEDGTGTRAGLTDRDNAGKTGTTDERKDAWFVGYTPNLSTAVWVGDDVGDKDGMYNLTIGGQYYDKVCGGCLPGPIWRMAMTEALSAGETPSFNYVKVPRGDTKPEKDKEADKGDKEEDGGGRDNDKPGDGISIPPGFLGGATGGDGGGDGGGRGRGRD; encoded by the coding sequence ATGCCAAAGAAGCGCTCGGGCGGGGGTCTCACGACGACCCAGCAGGCCGCCAAGTTCCTCGGTGTCGCCGCACTATCCGGAGCTGTCCTGGCAGGTATCGCACTGCCGGCAGCCGGAGTGCTCGGCCTCGCGGCCAAGGGGACGGTCGAGGGATTCGACGAAATCCCTTCCAACCTCAAGACGCCACCGCTCAGTCAGCGCACCAAGATCCTGGACAGCAGCGGCGGTCTCATCGCGACGGATTACTCCCGCGACCGGACCGTCGTCCCGCTCAAGGACATCTCCCCGTACATGCAGGACGCGATCATCGCGATCGAGGACTCACGCTTCTACGAGCACGGGGCCATCGACCTCAAGGGCATCCTGCGTGCGATGAACCGCAACGTGCAGGCCGGCGGGGCCGCCCAGGGTGCGTCGACGCTCACCCAGCAGTACGTGAAGAACGTCTTCGTCGAGGAGGCCGGCGACGACCAGGCGAAAGTCCTGGAGGCCACCCAGCAGACCCTGGGCCGCAAGGTCCGCGAGCTCAAGTTCGCGATCCAGGTCGAAGAGGAGCTCGGCAAGAAGAAGATCCTGGAGAACTACCTCAACATCACGTTCTTCGGACAGCAGGCGTACGGCATCGAGGCCGCCTCGCAGCGCTACTTCTCCAAGCCCGCGAAGAACCTGAAGGTGGAGGAAGCCGCGCTGCTGGCCGGCATCGTCCAGTCGCCGAGCCGCTACGACCCGGTCAACGACGCGCAGGAGGCGACCAAGCGCCGCAACACCGTGCTGATGCGCATGGCCGCGACCAAGAACATCACACAGGCCGAGGCCGACAAGGCGATAGAGAGTCCGCTCGGCCTGAAGGTCAGCAGGCCTCGCAGCGGCTGTATCACCGCCGTCGAAGGTGCCGGATTCTTCTGCGACTACGTCCGCAAGACGGTCCTGACCGACCCCGCCTTCGGCAAGACCGAGGCTGAGCGGAAGAAGCTGTGGGACCTCGGCGGCCTGACCGTCAAGACCACCCTCGATCCCAAGGCACAGGCAGCGGCCAACAAGGCGGCCACTTCCCACGTCTACAAGAGCGACGGCGTCGCCGCCTCGGTCGTCCAGGTCCAGCCCGGCACCGGCAAGATCCTCTCGATGGGGCAGTCGCGGCCGTACGGGCTCGACGGGACGAAGCACGAGACGGTGATGAACCTCGCCGTCGGCAGCAAGATGGGCGGCACGACCTACGGTTTCCAGGTCGGCTCGACCTTCAAGCCGATCACCGCGGCGGCCGCCCTGGAGAAGGGCATCAGCCCGACCGAGGTCTACGACGACCCGTGGAAGATCCAGATGGAGAAGAGGGACTACCGGAACTGCGCCGGCAGCCCCACCGGATCGGACCTGTGGTCCGTGCAGAACGAGCTGAAGTCCGAGTTCGGTCCCTTCGACCTGACCAGCGCGCTGGGCAAGTCCATCAACACCTACTTCGCACGGCTGGAGCAGAAGGTCGGTCTGTGCGAGACCGTCACCATGGCGAAGAAGCTCGGGTACGAGGAAGGTACGGGTGTGAAGATCGGCGAGGACCCGTCGATCACGCTCGGCGGTGAGGAGAACACCCCGCTGGGCATGGCCGCCACGTACGCCGCCTACGCCAACCGCGGCACGTACTGCTCTCCCGTCGCCATCGAGGCGGTCACCACCAGGGCCGGCAAGTCCCTGCCCGTCCCGAAGACCGACTGCGATCGGGCGATGAGCGAGACCACCGCCGACATGATCAACCAGATGCTCAAGGGTGTCATCGAGGACGGCACCGGAACCCGGGCCGGTCTTACCGACCGCGACAACGCGGGCAAGACCGGAACCACCGATGAGCGCAAGGACGCCTGGTTCGTCGGCTACACGCCGAACCTGTCCACCGCGGTCTGGGTCGGTGACGACGTCGGTGACAAGGACGGCATGTACAACCTCACCATCGGCGGCCAGTACTACGACAAGGTCTGCGGCGGCTGCCTCCCGGGCCCGATCTGGCGGATGGCGATGACCGAGGCGCTGAGCGCGGGCGAGACACCCTCGTTCAACTACGTCAAGGTCCCGCGCGGTGACACCAAGCCGGAGAAGGACAAGGAAGCGGACAAGGGCGACAAGGAAGAGGACGGCGGTGGCCGGGACAACGACAAGCCCGGCGACGGGATCAGCATTCCGCCCGGCTTCCTCGGCGGCGCCACCGGTGGTGACGGCGGTGGTGACGGCGGTGGCCGGGGCCGCGGCCGCGACTGA
- a CDS encoding WhiB family transcriptional regulator, with the protein MGWVTDWSAQAACRTTDPDELFVQGAAQNRAKAVCTGCPVRTECLADALDNRVEFGVWGGMTERERRALLRRRPTVTSWRRLLETARSEYEQSTGILPAAVGLDDDVLHETYAAVG; encoded by the coding sequence ATGGGCTGGGTAACCGACTGGAGTGCGCAGGCAGCCTGCCGCACTACCGATCCGGATGAACTGTTCGTACAAGGGGCAGCGCAGAACAGGGCCAAGGCGGTGTGCACCGGTTGTCCGGTGCGGACCGAGTGCCTGGCCGATGCGCTGGACAATCGCGTCGAATTCGGCGTGTGGGGCGGAATGACGGAGCGGGAGCGCCGCGCACTGCTGCGCCGACGACCGACCGTCACGTCCTGGCGCCGCCTGCTGGAGACCGCTCGTAGCGAGTACGAGCAGTCGACGGGCATCCTGCCCGCAGCGGTCGGCCTGGACGACGACGTACTGCATGAGACGTACGCCGCCGTCGGATAG
- a CDS encoding LacI family DNA-binding transcriptional regulator: MGFAEKRGSYWRARYKTAPGKHLTVVDEQGKTIKFATKGEAQRSASEAENKYRRGDWRDPALGQETFGEYASRWYADQDLAASTMQNYKRHIEEHLLPDFEDHALVGILRSDVDRWEKKERALYAASSVKTWRSTFHLIFEDAIDEGLITSNPATRRRGRGKRAGRSRDRGPEKVVTDPLGILLTAERAALLSGRDDEFVAVVLKGYTGMRWGEVVGLETEFVRAGSVRVEWQLYELDSGEMVRCPPKDDSYRTLDSMDWLSALVANHVARTKPTPCPCHGRTYVFRGQGVARTGGHQGAKLVDVARRAEVSTGTVSNVLNHPDRVAEATRIRVERAVNDLGFVRGGVVAEHAAHWRRNGFGTWLFTPAVSGWYPKKAPQEARPVPLLGEPWPGVPVRGRGAGNRADACWLPIAKGLTPHGLRHTHRTVMEDLGTEKVLMDQRMGHIDGSVSARYAHVTSGMRKRLMAGMTEQWEAALDSRLAMCPTSSVRVLRDLLHVRRQARGLE, translated from the coding sequence TTGGGTTTCGCGGAGAAGCGCGGAAGCTACTGGCGTGCCCGATACAAGACCGCTCCCGGCAAGCACCTCACGGTCGTCGACGAGCAAGGCAAGACGATCAAGTTCGCCACCAAGGGCGAGGCCCAACGCTCGGCGAGCGAGGCCGAGAACAAGTACCGACGCGGCGACTGGCGCGACCCCGCCCTGGGGCAGGAGACGTTCGGCGAGTACGCGAGCCGCTGGTACGCGGACCAGGATCTGGCCGCCTCGACCATGCAGAACTACAAGCGCCACATCGAGGAGCACCTCCTCCCCGACTTCGAGGACCATGCCCTCGTCGGCATCCTGCGCTCGGACGTCGACCGGTGGGAGAAGAAGGAGAGGGCGCTGTACGCGGCCTCCAGCGTGAAGACCTGGCGCTCCACGTTCCACCTGATCTTCGAGGACGCGATCGACGAAGGGCTGATCACGTCGAACCCGGCGACCAGGCGACGCGGGCGGGGCAAGCGCGCGGGCCGCTCCCGTGACCGAGGCCCCGAGAAGGTCGTCACCGATCCGCTCGGCATCCTGCTCACCGCCGAGCGGGCAGCCCTGCTGTCCGGCCGCGACGACGAGTTCGTCGCCGTGGTCCTCAAGGGGTACACCGGCATGCGCTGGGGCGAAGTCGTCGGCCTGGAGACCGAGTTCGTTCGCGCCGGCTCCGTCCGTGTCGAGTGGCAGCTGTACGAGCTCGACTCGGGTGAGATGGTGCGCTGCCCGCCCAAGGACGACAGCTATCGCACCCTCGACTCGATGGACTGGCTGTCCGCCCTGGTCGCCAACCATGTTGCCCGCACGAAGCCGACACCCTGCCCCTGCCACGGCAGGACCTACGTCTTCCGTGGCCAGGGCGTGGCTCGTACCGGAGGGCACCAGGGCGCGAAACTCGTCGACGTCGCGCGCCGGGCCGAGGTCTCCACGGGAACGGTGTCCAACGTCCTCAACCACCCTGATCGCGTCGCCGAAGCCACCCGAATACGGGTGGAGAGGGCCGTCAACGACCTCGGGTTCGTGCGTGGCGGAGTCGTGGCGGAACATGCCGCTCACTGGCGCAGGAACGGCTTCGGGACCTGGCTGTTCACCCCGGCGGTGTCAGGCTGGTACCCGAAGAAGGCCCCGCAGGAGGCGCGCCCCGTTCCTCTGCTCGGCGAGCCTTGGCCCGGCGTCCCCGTACGGGGACGCGGCGCCGGCAACCGGGCCGACGCCTGCTGGCTCCCGATCGCGAAGGGCCTCACGCCTCACGGACTGCGCCACACCCACAGGACCGTGATGGAGGACCTCGGCACCGAGAAGGTCCTGATGGACCAGCGCATGGGCCACATCGACGGCTCTGTGTCGGCGCGTTATGCCCACGTCACGTCGGGCATGCGCAAGCGGCTGATGGCCGGGATGACAGAGCAGTGGGAGGCAGCTCTCGACTCGCGGCTGGCTATGTGTCCCACATCATCGGTGCGCGTGCTCCGCGACCTTCTGCACGTACGCAGGCAAGCACGCGGCCTGGAGTAA
- a CDS encoding ArsA family ATPase, with protein sequence MTPGPDVAPVLDTDALLDDPGIRIIVCCGSGGVGKTTTAAALGVRAAERGRKAVVLTIDPARRLAQSMGIDQLDNVPRRVEGIDCAGGGELHAMMLDMKRTFDETVEAHTDAERARAILENPFYQSLSAGFAGTQEYMAMEKLGQLRARDEWDLIIVDTPPSRSALDFLDAPKRLGSFLDGKFIRLLVAPAKIGGRAGMKFLNVGMSMMTGTLGKLLGGQFLRDVQTFVAAMDSMFGGFRTRADATYKLLQAPGTAFLVVATPERDALREAAYFVERLAAEEMPLAGLVLNRVHGSEASRLTAERALAAAENLEDGGIVDQTTGQAASSDPVNPVDPGGASPEAHGTPLPPDDHDKPHAPRAPHEPNEEPEPRPSHSHETKEQHEPSMPHSVDQLTAGLLRLHAERMQVVAREQRTRDGFTALHPEVAVTEVAALPGDVHDLTGLRAIGDRLAAGSASAPAGAA encoded by the coding sequence ATGACCCCGGGACCGGACGTCGCACCGGTGCTCGATACGGACGCGCTCCTGGACGATCCAGGGATCCGGATCATCGTGTGCTGCGGATCGGGCGGGGTCGGCAAGACCACGACGGCCGCGGCGCTCGGCGTACGTGCCGCGGAGCGCGGGCGCAAGGCCGTGGTCCTCACCATCGACCCGGCACGCCGGCTCGCCCAGTCCATGGGCATCGACCAGCTGGACAACGTCCCCCGCCGGGTCGAGGGCATCGACTGCGCCGGCGGCGGTGAACTGCACGCCATGATGCTCGACATGAAGCGGACCTTCGACGAGACCGTCGAGGCGCACACCGATGCCGAACGGGCCCGCGCGATCCTGGAGAACCCCTTCTACCAGTCCCTGTCGGCCGGTTTCGCGGGCACGCAGGAGTACATGGCCATGGAGAAACTGGGGCAGCTGAGGGCGCGCGACGAGTGGGACCTGATCATCGTCGACACGCCGCCCTCGCGCTCCGCACTGGACTTCCTGGACGCGCCGAAGCGGCTGGGCTCGTTCCTGGACGGCAAGTTCATCCGGCTGCTGGTGGCTCCGGCGAAGATCGGCGGCCGGGCCGGGATGAAGTTCCTCAATGTCGGCATGTCGATGATGACGGGGACGCTCGGTAAGCTGCTCGGCGGTCAGTTCCTCCGGGACGTACAGACTTTCGTCGCCGCGATGGACTCGATGTTCGGGGGATTCCGCACCCGCGCCGATGCCACGTACAAGCTGCTCCAGGCGCCCGGCACGGCGTTCCTCGTCGTCGCGACACCGGAGCGGGACGCGTTGCGCGAGGCGGCGTACTTCGTGGAGCGACTTGCCGCCGAGGAGATGCCCCTGGCCGGCCTGGTGCTCAACCGGGTGCACGGCAGCGAGGCTTCCCGGCTGACCGCGGAGCGTGCGCTGGCCGCCGCGGAAAATCTTGAAGACGGCGGCATTGTGGATCAGACGACCGGGCAGGCTGCCTCTAGTGACCCGGTGAACCCGGTGGACCCGGGGGGCGCCTCTCCCGAAGCCCACGGCACACCGCTGCCCCCGGACGACCACGACAAGCCGCACGCACCCCGCGCGCCGCATGAGCCGAACGAAGAGCCCGAGCCGCGCCCGTCGCATTCGCACGAGACGAAGGAACAGCACGAGCCGTCCATGCCGCACTCGGTCGACCAGCTGACCGCGGGTCTGCTGCGGCTGCACGCCGAGCGCATGCAGGTCGTCGCGCGCGAACAGCGCACACGCGACGGCTTCACCGCACTCCACCCCGAGGTCGCGGTCACCGAAGTGGCCGCACTGCCCGGCGATGTACATGACCTCACAGGTCTCCGAGCCATCGGGGACCGGCTCGCGGCCGGTTCCGCTTCCGCTCCGGCCGGAGCCGCCTAG
- a CDS encoding metallophosphoesterase, whose product MRARYGVPLKVTAVGAAVGVAGLAYAAGFEARSFRLRRITVPVLPHGARPLRVLQVSDIHMVSGQRKKRAWLQSLAGLRPDFVVNTGDNLSDPEAVPEVLDALGPLMELPGVYVFGSNDYYGPKLRNPARYLFEKVQGNHGLNGNAPAVGVVHNPWEPMRDAFDAAGWLGLSNTRGRLKLDGLDIAFTGLDDPHIKRDRYAEVAGGPETAADLSIGVVHAPYLRTLDAFTADGYPLILAGHTHGGQLCIPFYGALVTNCDLDTDRVKGLSTHTVGDRRSYLHVSAGCGTNRYTPVRFACPPEATLLTLTPRD is encoded by the coding sequence ATGCGCGCACGCTACGGAGTACCCCTGAAAGTCACAGCTGTCGGCGCTGCGGTCGGCGTCGCCGGCCTCGCTTACGCGGCCGGGTTCGAGGCCCGCTCGTTCCGCCTGCGGCGGATCACCGTCCCCGTACTCCCGCACGGGGCACGCCCGTTGCGCGTACTCCAGGTGTCCGACATCCACATGGTGTCCGGCCAGCGGAAGAAGCGGGCCTGGCTCCAGTCGCTCGCGGGCCTGCGCCCGGACTTCGTCGTGAACACCGGCGACAACCTCTCGGACCCGGAAGCCGTACCTGAGGTGCTCGACGCGCTCGGTCCGCTGATGGAGCTCCCCGGGGTCTACGTCTTCGGTTCCAACGACTACTACGGGCCCAAGCTGCGTAACCCGGCCCGGTACCTCTTCGAGAAGGTGCAGGGCAACCACGGCCTCAACGGCAACGCCCCCGCGGTCGGTGTCGTCCACAACCCGTGGGAACCGATGCGGGACGCGTTCGACGCCGCCGGCTGGCTGGGCCTGTCCAACACGCGCGGACGGCTGAAGCTCGACGGTTTGGACATCGCGTTCACCGGCCTCGACGACCCGCACATCAAGCGCGACCGTTACGCCGAGGTCGCGGGCGGCCCCGAGACCGCCGCGGACCTCTCCATCGGCGTGGTCCACGCCCCGTACCTGCGTACCCTCGACGCCTTCACGGCCGATGGCTACCCGCTGATCCTGGCGGGCCACACCCACGGCGGCCAGCTCTGCATCCCGTTCTACGGGGCGCTCGTCACCAACTGCGACCTGGACACGGACCGGGTCAAGGGGCTCTCCACCCATACGGTCGGGGACCGCCGCTCCTACCTGCACGTCTCGGCCGGCTGCGGCACGAACCGCTACACCCCGGTCCGGTTCGCCTGCCCGCCCGAGGCGACGCTGCTGACGCTCACACCCCGCGACTGA
- a CDS encoding PE-PGRS family protein codes for MEMGEHWAYRVRPKDLGSAVHQVEIVRVGGPGRTGGVHVRFLDGDAAGLQEWVNPACLVVPWAEAEEFHADDAAELALAEASRHVRGSTEFEAARLILGFVRPKSKLRLRRGVQDAGILDMGRLDETAPLVGMDPAKLRDDSAVRENRDGHCLAGWAVTERLARHVAERLADTILPEVDRKQQSLEQERAQGSWYSSYSRRDDRKLDAEATVLRTVRAWCGEDKSERYDELVALRAEVIRLGKLVERAVTTLRDRGHGFIASTIERELGVHISSLDPDVRR; via the coding sequence ATGGAAATGGGTGAGCACTGGGCGTATCGCGTGAGGCCGAAGGACCTGGGCAGCGCGGTTCACCAGGTAGAGATTGTTCGTGTCGGCGGCCCCGGCAGAACGGGCGGGGTCCACGTGCGGTTCCTTGACGGTGACGCCGCCGGGCTACAGGAATGGGTCAACCCCGCGTGCCTCGTGGTTCCGTGGGCGGAGGCCGAAGAGTTCCACGCAGACGACGCGGCGGAGTTGGCGTTGGCCGAGGCGTCGCGACACGTGAGGGGCAGCACGGAGTTCGAGGCCGCGCGGCTGATCCTCGGGTTCGTCAGACCGAAGAGCAAACTGCGCCTCCGGCGAGGCGTCCAGGACGCCGGCATCCTGGACATGGGCCGACTGGATGAGACCGCACCGCTCGTCGGTATGGACCCCGCGAAACTGCGGGACGATTCTGCGGTCCGCGAGAACCGCGACGGCCACTGCCTTGCAGGTTGGGCAGTCACTGAACGTCTCGCCCGCCATGTGGCCGAACGTCTCGCCGACACGATCCTGCCGGAGGTGGACCGCAAACAGCAGAGCCTTGAGCAGGAACGTGCCCAGGGTTCTTGGTATTCCTCCTACAGCCGTCGCGATGACCGCAAGCTGGACGCCGAAGCGACCGTCCTGAGGACCGTGCGGGCCTGGTGCGGCGAGGACAAGTCCGAGCGCTATGACGAACTGGTCGCCCTGCGGGCGGAGGTCATCCGGCTCGGGAAACTGGTCGAGCGGGCGGTGACGACCCTACGTGACCGCGGACACGGCTTCATCGCCTCCACCATTGAGCGCGAGCTGGGCGTCCATATCTCCAGCCTTGATCCAGACGTTCGTCGCTGA
- a CDS encoding helix-turn-helix domain-containing protein, with protein sequence MAEQTGAEVAPARLYRPDEVAAVLGCSAWWVKDRARRRQIPFARVGRAYRFTAAHLAEIIRLHEERPTIAARPPSPGTPPAAPARRSGAPEPGATSGRLRARPPRRTDRAAFDTAA encoded by the coding sequence GTGGCTGAGCAAACAGGCGCCGAGGTCGCACCGGCCCGCCTCTACCGCCCCGACGAGGTCGCCGCCGTACTCGGCTGCTCCGCCTGGTGGGTCAAGGACCGCGCCCGCCGTCGCCAGATCCCCTTCGCCCGAGTGGGCCGTGCCTACCGCTTCACCGCCGCCCATCTCGCCGAGATCATCCGCCTCCACGAGGAGCGACCGACCATCGCTGCCCGGCCTCCGTCCCCCGGCACCCCGCCTGCGGCACCTGCCCGACGCTCCGGCGCCCCCGAGCCGGGTGCAACCTCCGGCCGCCTGCGCGCCAGGCCACCGCGCCGAACCGACCGAGCCGCATTCGACACCGCCGCGTAG
- a CDS encoding GatB/YqeY domain-containing protein has protein sequence MTTLKSKLKEDLTTAMKARDELTSSTLRLTLTAITKEEVSGKTARELSDDEVQKVIAREAKKRREAAEAFAQGGRQAQADREKAEGELLDAYLPKQLTDEELTGIVTAAVEEAKAAGAEGPRAMGAVMKIVNPKVAGLAEGGRVAATVKKLLAG, from the coding sequence ATGACCACGCTCAAGTCCAAGCTCAAGGAAGACCTCACCACGGCCATGAAGGCGCGTGACGAGCTGACCTCGTCCACGCTCCGGCTGACCCTGACCGCGATCACGAAGGAGGAGGTCAGCGGCAAGACGGCACGCGAACTCTCCGACGACGAGGTGCAGAAGGTGATCGCCAGGGAGGCGAAGAAGCGCCGCGAGGCCGCTGAGGCGTTCGCCCAGGGCGGCCGGCAGGCGCAGGCCGACCGGGAGAAGGCCGAGGGCGAGCTGCTCGACGCGTACCTGCCCAAGCAGCTCACGGACGAGGAGCTGACGGGCATCGTCACCGCCGCGGTCGAGGAGGCGAAGGCCGCCGGAGCCGAGGGGCCGCGTGCGATGGGCGCCGTCATGAAGATCGTGAACCCGAAGGTGGCGGGCCTCGCCGAGGGCGGCCGGGTGGCCGCGACGGTGAAGAAGCTCCTCGCGGGCTGA
- a CDS encoding ArsA family ATPase, which yields MSRFQVVSGKGGTGKTTVAAALALALATEGKRTLLVEVEGRQGIAQLFESEALPYEERKIAVSPGGGEVHALAIDAERALLDYLQMFYKLGGAGRALKKLGAIDFATTIAPGVRDVLLTGKACEAVRRKDKQGRFIYDHVVMDAPPTGRITRFLNVNDEVAGLARIGPIHNQAQAVMRVLKSPETAVHLVTLLEEMPVQETADGIAELRAGDLPVGRVIVNMVRPHLLDEDALRTASGARRKEIAKTLTRAGVTGSAALVRPLVEQAAEHAQRVSLEREQRAVLTGLGLPMAELPLLGEGVDLPALHDLAAELRKQGAGEEVGS from the coding sequence GTGAGCAGGTTCCAGGTCGTCAGCGGCAAGGGCGGTACCGGTAAGACCACGGTCGCCGCCGCCCTCGCGCTCGCCCTCGCGACCGAGGGCAAGCGCACCCTCCTCGTCGAGGTCGAGGGCAGACAGGGCATCGCCCAGCTCTTCGAGTCGGAGGCCCTTCCCTACGAGGAGCGCAAGATCGCCGTCTCGCCGGGCGGCGGGGAGGTGCATGCCCTGGCGATCGACGCGGAGCGGGCCCTTCTGGACTACCTCCAGATGTTCTACAAACTCGGCGGCGCCGGCCGGGCGCTCAAGAAGCTCGGGGCGATCGATTTCGCCACCACCATCGCACCGGGCGTCCGGGACGTCCTGTTGACCGGCAAGGCGTGCGAAGCCGTACGCCGAAAGGACAAACAGGGACGTTTCATCTATGACCACGTGGTCATGGACGCGCCTCCCACCGGCCGCATCACGCGCTTCCTCAACGTGAACGACGAGGTGGCCGGACTGGCCAGGATCGGCCCGATACACAATCAGGCACAGGCCGTCATGCGCGTGCTGAAGTCCCCGGAGACGGCGGTGCACCTCGTGACGCTGCTGGAGGAGATGCCGGTCCAGGAGACCGCGGACGGCATCGCCGAGCTCCGCGCCGGCGACCTGCCCGTGGGCCGGGTCATCGTCAACATGGTGCGCCCGCACCTGCTCGACGAGGACGCGCTGCGGACGGCCTCGGGCGCCCGCCGCAAGGAGATCGCGAAGACGCTGACCCGGGCGGGTGTGACCGGTTCCGCGGCACTCGTGCGGCCGCTGGTCGAGCAGGCGGCGGAGCACGCGCAGCGGGTCTCGCTGGAGCGTGAGCAGCGCGCCGTGCTGACCGGTCTGGGCCTGCCGATGGCCGAACTCCCGCTGCTCGGTGAGGGGGTGGATCTCCCCGCGCTGCACGACCTGGCGGCGGAGCTCCGCAAACAAGGCGCAGGGGAAGAGGTGGGGTCATGA
- a CDS encoding RidA family protein translates to MAGVVEARLAELGLTLPDVVPPLASYQPAVQSGVYVYTSGQLPMVEGRLAVTGKVGAEVTPDEAKELARTCALNALAAVKSVAGDLDRIARVVKVVGFVASASDFTGQPAVINGASELLGAVLGDKGVHARSAVGVAVLPLDAPVEIEVQVELVEA, encoded by the coding sequence GTGGCGGGCGTTGTCGAAGCGCGCCTCGCCGAGCTGGGCCTGACGCTCCCGGACGTCGTTCCGCCACTGGCCTCGTACCAGCCGGCCGTGCAGTCCGGCGTGTACGTCTACACCTCCGGGCAGCTGCCGATGGTGGAGGGCAGACTCGCCGTGACCGGCAAGGTCGGCGCCGAGGTGACCCCCGACGAGGCGAAGGAGCTCGCCAGGACGTGCGCGCTCAACGCCCTCGCGGCGGTGAAGTCCGTCGCGGGCGACCTGGACCGGATCGCACGGGTCGTGAAGGTCGTGGGCTTCGTCGCCTCCGCCTCCGACTTCACCGGCCAGCCGGCCGTGATCAACGGCGCGAGCGAGCTGCTGGGCGCGGTCCTCGGTGACAAGGGCGTGCACGCGCGCAGCGCCGTGGGCGTCGCGGTGCTGCCGCTGGACGCACCGGTGGAGATCGAGGTCCAGGTCGAGCTCGTCGAGGCCTGA
- a CDS encoding DUF4177 domain-containing protein — MTKWEYATVPLLVHATKQILDTWGEDGWELVQVVPGPNNPEQLVAYLKREKP, encoded by the coding sequence ATGACCAAGTGGGAATATGCGACTGTGCCCCTTCTCGTGCACGCGACCAAGCAGATCCTGGACACCTGGGGCGAGGACGGCTGGGAGCTCGTCCAGGTCGTGCCCGGGCCCAACAACCCCGAGCAGCTCGTGGCGTACCTGAAGCGGGAGAAGCCCTAG